The proteins below come from a single Gimesia alba genomic window:
- a CDS encoding metallophosphoesterase produces MVNFLHLSDIHFREYSNDNFDTDGDLRNEIELDAKRFAETHFVPDAILVSGDIAFSGQEDEYSIAKDWLSNLASLVKCEETSVWCVPGNHDVDQSVIKKSKVLESTQAEVRNVANTQSNELDSYLRSLITDELATEFLFKPIEQYNKFAATFGCEILPEKQVWQEKFILDDGSELRLNGLMSTLCSNHLDNEKGFIVVGEYQIPEREDGVVDVIMCHHPHDWIRSSTGFFNKANSRAHLQLFGHKHIQSMDRMNDSLHLVAGAVHPDKRESNWVPRYNWISISIEVDSSRKLKIRVYPRIWSEDKTQFQTDHNRCEGREFLDYVFELPMWERQLSENIVVDVSGNQANDENGMSTSIDHVPEGKAMDPARTLAYRFFGLSHTQRIEIAIRLKLLNDTDEGIEDHELYNRIFDRAKTGDVLSQLWDAIEHEYSDGKHDQNPFD; encoded by the coding sequence ATGGTAAATTTTTTGCATTTGTCAGATATCCATTTTCGAGAATACAGCAATGATAATTTTGATACTGATGGCGATCTCCGAAATGAAATTGAATTGGATGCAAAAAGGTTTGCAGAAACCCACTTTGTCCCTGACGCGATTCTAGTCAGCGGTGATATTGCATTTAGCGGTCAAGAAGATGAATACTCCATTGCGAAAGACTGGCTTAGTAATTTAGCTAGTCTTGTAAAGTGCGAGGAAACATCTGTCTGGTGTGTGCCTGGAAATCATGATGTTGACCAAAGCGTTATTAAGAAAAGTAAGGTTCTAGAAAGCACACAGGCTGAAGTTCGCAATGTTGCCAACACTCAATCAAATGAATTAGACAGCTATCTGAGATCATTGATAACAGATGAGTTGGCAACCGAATTCTTGTTTAAACCGATAGAACAGTACAATAAATTTGCAGCTACATTTGGTTGTGAAATTCTACCTGAGAAACAGGTGTGGCAGGAAAAGTTTATACTTGACGATGGTTCAGAGTTAAGGCTGAACGGTTTGATGTCTACTCTCTGTTCTAACCATCTTGATAATGAAAAAGGATTTATAGTAGTCGGAGAATATCAAATTCCAGAGAGAGAAGATGGAGTAGTAGACGTGATTATGTGCCACCATCCTCATGATTGGATTCGGTCTTCGACTGGTTTTTTTAATAAAGCAAATTCCAGGGCACATTTACAGCTCTTCGGGCATAAGCATATTCAATCAATGGACAGAATGAATGACTCATTACATCTAGTGGCAGGTGCAGTTCATCCCGACAAACGAGAGTCCAATTGGGTGCCTCGATATAACTGGATTTCGATTTCAATAGAAGTAGATTCTAGTAGAAAATTAAAAATCCGTGTTTATCCGAGAATTTGGTCAGAAGATAAAACACAATTTCAGACGGACCACAACAGATGTGAAGGAAGAGAATTCCTAGATTATGTTTTCGAATTGCCAATGTGGGAACGTCAATTAAGTGAAAATATTGTTGTAGATGTATCTGGAAATCAAGCTAATGATGAAAATGGAATGAGCACATCAATTGACCATGTACCTGAGGGTAAGGCTATGGACCCAGCTCGAACTCTAGCATATCGTTTTTTTGGCCTTTCGCATACACAACGGATTGAAATAGCGATTCGGCTAAAACTTCTGAATGATACTGATGAAGGTATTGAAGACCATGAATTATATAACCGAATTTTTGATCGGGCGAAAACTGGTGATGTATTAAGCCAACTATGGGATGCTATCGAACATGAATATTCGGACGGTAAGCATGATCAAAATCCATTTGATTAA
- a CDS encoding GTPase-associated system all-helical protein GASH, whose amino-acid sequence MDIHFADWLRLADIEDCQGDGDRLQLRWSGLENSIQDISSDQILNLALLFYRLPIDDEVADEFAGFFKDEDNTFPMIDNRLYLSCLAGAALGEVIQSQPETTEARLSALAVICPNCMGKNNISAIEEIVRRSWNALHSESASLRDLTKHSLNRSSVPNISTSLNSIKENFEVQTQLPQAYAPLDKILNGLAKSIKQTNQNNKYLNSQLELFREESDILWWLTTAVSKKLSVVFEDLNWPATTVILGVELAEMVRRFPGPLSYKELLARAIQLSGKEENEMIKISSVVSKLEKEFSSELESLYSENPALSLCPLIKSLVRSRGAKRQAEWLQPLKQEFSISNTTQFNCVDFAMQIYLETLLLRQFNAIQIEGE is encoded by the coding sequence ATGGATATACACTTTGCAGATTGGTTGCGTCTAGCAGATATTGAAGATTGCCAAGGAGATGGCGATAGGCTTCAACTACGTTGGTCAGGATTAGAAAATAGCATTCAAGATATCTCGTCAGATCAAATATTAAACTTAGCATTGCTTTTTTATAGACTGCCGATAGATGATGAAGTTGCAGATGAGTTTGCTGGTTTCTTTAAAGATGAAGATAATACATTTCCAATGATTGATAATCGGCTTTATCTTTCATGTCTAGCTGGAGCAGCTCTTGGAGAAGTGATTCAAAGTCAACCTGAGACTACCGAAGCACGATTGTCTGCACTAGCAGTAATATGCCCAAATTGTATGGGCAAGAATAATATTTCTGCTATTGAAGAGATCGTTAGGCGCTCTTGGAATGCTCTTCACTCTGAAAGTGCATCGCTGCGTGATCTGACGAAACACTCACTTAATCGTTCAAGCGTTCCAAACATCTCAACTAGCTTAAATTCAATTAAAGAGAATTTTGAAGTACAGACGCAGTTACCACAGGCTTACGCACCACTTGACAAGATACTCAATGGTCTTGCTAAGTCGATCAAGCAAACTAATCAAAATAATAAATACTTAAATTCTCAGTTAGAGTTATTTAGAGAAGAATCAGATATCTTATGGTGGCTGACCACAGCAGTCAGTAAAAAACTTTCTGTAGTATTTGAGGATCTTAACTGGCCAGCGACTACAGTTATACTCGGGGTCGAGCTAGCAGAAATGGTAAGAAGGTTTCCCGGCCCGCTTTCCTATAAAGAGCTGTTGGCTAGAGCGATCCAGCTTTCAGGAAAAGAAGAAAATGAAATGATTAAGATTTCGTCCGTAGTGTCAAAATTGGAAAAAGAATTTTCTTCAGAATTAGAGTCTCTCTACTCAGAAAATCCAGCTTTATCTTTATGTCCGTTGATCAAGTCATTGGTTAGGTCAAGAGGAGCTAAGAGGCAAGCAGAGTGGTTGCAACCCTTGAAACAGGAGTTTTCAATTTCTAACACTACTCAATTTAATTGCGTGGATTTTGCAATGCAGATATATTTAGAGACACTTTTGCTTCGTCAATTTAATGCAATTCAAATCGAGGGGGAATAG
- a CDS encoding TRAFAC clade GTPase domain-containing protein, with protein MSKELEETQEVDIDDGVEAEDDSLIDFYSGDALSVEESRSISMSSRVQLILLAGAVDCGKSSLIASLFHCFQNGPLGGYLFAGSRTLVGFERRCHKARVASNRDTPTMDRTSFGEKRKLLHLKVAQKSNPSTPKHLFFADVSGESFEDAINSVDDCAQVPLLRRSDHFVLLVDGSKMIDLAFRQNAKKEALLLLQSCIESNRLGERSLVDVIFSKYDLFVHDDTALNFIESIKSAIKGRFGDLLGRIRFSNIAAIPETGTKAIKLGYGLNEIFPSWVEDNPGSYFPIELYNENLEGCCEFDYFGRNYARRESGINE; from the coding sequence TTGTCTAAGGAGTTAGAGGAAACGCAAGAGGTTGATATAGACGATGGAGTAGAAGCCGAAGATGATTCGTTAATTGATTTTTATAGTGGAGATGCACTTTCAGTTGAAGAAAGTCGGTCAATAAGTATGTCGTCCCGCGTTCAGTTGATTCTTTTGGCAGGGGCTGTGGATTGTGGAAAATCTTCTCTAATTGCAAGTTTATTCCATTGCTTTCAAAATGGCCCGCTAGGGGGGTATTTATTCGCCGGTTCACGAACACTAGTTGGATTTGAACGAAGGTGTCACAAAGCTCGTGTCGCATCAAATCGAGATACACCCACAATGGACCGAACTAGCTTTGGTGAAAAAAGGAAGCTTCTGCATCTCAAAGTTGCCCAAAAATCTAATCCAAGTACACCAAAACATTTGTTTTTCGCTGATGTTTCAGGAGAATCTTTTGAAGATGCAATCAATTCTGTAGATGATTGCGCACAGGTACCGTTGCTCCGTCGCTCAGATCATTTTGTTTTATTGGTTGATGGTAGCAAAATGATTGATTTGGCATTTCGTCAAAATGCAAAGAAAGAAGCATTATTGTTGCTTCAAAGTTGTATTGAATCGAATCGGTTGGGAGAACGTTCGCTGGTAGATGTTATATTCTCTAAGTATGATTTATTTGTGCATGATGATACTGCCTTAAATTTTATTGAATCAATCAAATCAGCAATAAAAGGCCGATTTGGAGATTTATTGGGGCGAATTAGATTTAGCAACATTGCAGCTATTCCGGAAACTGGGACTAAAGCGATTAAGCTCGGATACGGTTTGAATGAAATTTTTCCATCTTGGGTAGAAGATAACCCAGGTTCATACTTTCCAATAGAGCTCTATAATGAAAATCTAGAGGGGTGTTGTGAATTCGACTATTTTGGTCGGAACTATGCTAGACGAGAAAGCGGAATTAATGAATGA
- a CDS encoding TRAFAC clade GTPase domain-containing protein yields the protein MNERHSQQFLIGLPESGKTTFLAALWHVLFEKDVDGSLQFANLTGDKTYLNNICKEWVGVQRLERTKLGMESTALIQLRDPKTELLTDISIPDLSGESFEQQWTERYAEKGYSEIIDQSEGGLLFIHPDIRESELITNASQLANRIKSPESNVEDNHSNEPIEWDPHKSPTQVQLVELLQFISVLNRRSSIRLAVIISAWDRVHENQSDPDKWLGKRAPLLMQFLQANSEKFECKCFGVSAQGGDIEKNKDELQSIESPSQRIELISTGHKKTNDITLPLRWTIRWD from the coding sequence ATGAATGAGAGACATTCACAACAATTTCTAATTGGGCTTCCAGAATCTGGTAAAACGACTTTTTTGGCAGCCTTATGGCATGTGCTGTTTGAAAAAGATGTAGACGGTAGTTTGCAGTTTGCCAATCTCACTGGAGATAAAACATATCTAAATAATATTTGCAAAGAATGGGTAGGAGTACAGCGTCTTGAACGCACCAAGTTGGGTATGGAATCGACTGCATTGATTCAGCTACGAGACCCAAAGACAGAGCTTTTGACTGATATTTCAATACCTGACTTGTCCGGCGAATCATTTGAGCAACAATGGACAGAAAGATATGCCGAAAAAGGATATTCTGAGATTATTGACCAATCTGAAGGAGGTCTTTTATTCATACATCCTGATATCCGTGAAAGTGAATTGATAACAAACGCATCGCAACTAGCGAATAGAATCAAATCACCTGAGTCCAATGTTGAAGATAATCATAGTAATGAGCCAATAGAATGGGATCCTCATAAATCGCCCACCCAAGTTCAACTTGTTGAATTATTGCAGTTCATATCTGTTTTAAATAGACGAAGCTCGATTCGATTAGCTGTAATAATTTCTGCGTGGGACCGGGTACACGAAAATCAATCCGATCCTGATAAGTGGTTAGGTAAACGAGCCCCTTTATTAATGCAATTTCTCCAAGCAAATTCTGAAAAATTCGAGTGTAAATGCTTTGGCGTTAGCGCTCAGGGGGGAGATATAGAAAAAAACAAGGATGAACTACAATCAATCGAGTCACCCTCGCAACGCATTGAATTGATATCAACAGGGCACAAAAAAACAAATGATATCACATTACCTTTGCGATGGACGATTCGATGGGATTAA
- a CDS encoding GAP1-N1 domain-containing protein, with the protein MGLSIRGSEIIADQAVHGYSNGHRLLAASKSFGKQVERQMRMLSDLSGPTISEGFEKYWTAYPLIQNKYFAIAKTWIATEFSRPGCVWTHTLIFRYTDLLKLNSIEDLLDAFIHPESMGLERYEEPVSIRSSHNNIRSQHLSSISFQIAEDFYKTEDPVCVRVKNSELFERDVFELWLFHARLTAKLFSFCTGAIRLRQIENQYLDVQLSTSEGIRDAIRSHSQVKICDISTSLTTDKKEKKEEEGFAFVSKYLSSDSRAEIGQLYSVAKNIADAESGGIPISNVAEKIASNWPSSKEAQGIKTSVFGSSEVREYFLKNDELVIVESIISPKVSHAFDLKELKVANTLKGASVTRSQEVCRLLSRGITKNKKDFVSVALDTIVLLRERVSTDILEKLSENEICQLIKLRPDYLICKKVWELADRQKLNKILETANIEATWVNSLIETTIEISEFEAISHIISTNPELGIRAILDKGNQDTRLASRIMSMLSSRSDLVCEWLDKEKSISVEFLGSLFLNLDPASEAFLHCSSSSLENISNFDRNNSSDLNQFLDAFLFSIALTHSEKELSCMVSRQFPSLYSSVCRSSLARQAWSLLDRFLPRGFFWSPAKRFRIGLVSVFINNEWPVNDFLRAIPDEQFVTDVCGMWGWDEKEMEFLTNVVSYALESGQDIISRKIYKRFRKYSKYFI; encoded by the coding sequence ATGGGATTAAGCATAAGAGGCAGCGAAATAATTGCTGACCAAGCTGTGCATGGTTACTCCAATGGGCATCGCCTACTTGCTGCATCCAAATCTTTTGGAAAGCAGGTTGAACGACAAATGAGAATGTTGAGCGACTTGTCTGGTCCGACTATTAGTGAAGGTTTTGAAAAATACTGGACTGCTTACCCCCTCATACAAAATAAATATTTTGCAATTGCAAAAACATGGATAGCAACAGAATTCTCACGTCCAGGGTGTGTATGGACCCATACGCTCATTTTTCGATATACAGACTTACTGAAATTGAATTCCATCGAAGATCTCCTCGATGCTTTTATTCATCCAGAGTCCATGGGTTTAGAGCGTTATGAAGAGCCAGTTTCTATTAGAAGTAGCCACAATAACATTCGTTCTCAACATTTATCTTCCATCTCATTTCAAATTGCAGAAGATTTTTATAAAACTGAGGATCCAGTTTGTGTTCGAGTAAAAAACTCGGAGCTCTTTGAGAGAGACGTATTTGAACTATGGTTATTTCACGCAAGACTTACTGCTAAATTGTTTTCTTTTTGTACCGGTGCGATCAGATTACGTCAAATTGAAAATCAATATCTTGATGTTCAATTATCAACATCAGAGGGTATAAGAGATGCAATACGATCACATTCTCAAGTTAAAATTTGTGATATTTCTACATCCCTTACCACTGATAAAAAGGAGAAGAAGGAGGAGGAAGGCTTTGCCTTTGTGTCTAAATATTTAAGTTCTGACTCAAGAGCAGAAATTGGTCAATTATATTCTGTTGCGAAAAATATTGCAGATGCGGAGTCTGGAGGAATTCCTATCTCAAATGTTGCTGAAAAGATTGCATCTAATTGGCCCAGTTCGAAAGAAGCACAAGGTATAAAGACAAGCGTATTTGGATCATCAGAAGTCCGAGAGTATTTTCTCAAAAACGACGAACTAGTAATTGTTGAATCAATAATTTCTCCCAAGGTCAGCCATGCATTTGATTTAAAAGAACTAAAAGTCGCAAATACATTAAAAGGAGCTAGTGTTACAAGAAGTCAAGAAGTATGCCGACTTCTATCGCGAGGAATTACAAAGAACAAGAAGGACTTTGTTTCCGTAGCATTAGATACTATTGTTTTATTGAGAGAACGAGTAAGCACTGATATTCTGGAAAAACTGTCTGAGAATGAGATATGCCAATTAATTAAACTGCGTCCCGATTACCTAATATGTAAAAAAGTCTGGGAATTGGCAGATAGACAAAAGCTCAACAAAATTCTAGAAACTGCAAATATCGAAGCAACTTGGGTGAATAGCTTAATTGAAACTACTATTGAAATTTCAGAGTTCGAAGCGATATCTCATATAATAAGTACCAATCCTGAATTGGGTATCCGAGCAATCCTAGATAAGGGTAATCAGGATACAAGGCTGGCTAGTCGGATAATGTCGATGCTTAGTAGTCGATCTGATCTGGTTTGCGAGTGGCTCGACAAAGAGAAAAGTATTTCAGTCGAATTTCTCGGTAGCTTATTTTTGAATTTAGATCCAGCTAGTGAGGCATTTCTGCATTGTAGTTCGTCCTCTTTGGAAAATATCTCAAACTTTGATCGCAATAATAGTAGTGACTTAAACCAGTTCCTTGATGCATTTCTTTTCTCTATTGCGCTCACGCATTCTGAGAAAGAATTGTCCTGCATGGTTTCACGACAGTTCCCATCCTTATATTCTTCTGTTTGTAGGTCTAGTCTCGCGAGACAGGCGTGGAGTTTGTTGGATCGCTTTTTGCCACGTGGCTTTTTTTGGAGCCCAGCAAAAAGATTTCGCATAGGACTCGTGTCTGTATTCATAAATAACGAATGGCCTGTCAATGACTTTTTACGTGCGATTCCAGATGAACAATTTGTTACTGATGTGTGCGGAATGTGGGGATGGGATGAGAAAGAAATGGAGTTTCTGACGAATGTAGTCAGTTATGCATTGGAGAGTGGTCAAGACATCATTTCGCGGAAAATATACAAGAGGTTTCGAAAGTACTCTAAATACTTTATTTGA
- a CDS encoding tyrosine-type recombinase/integrase, which translates to METHSEWFRPTNRDLARLAEQYSNTAIGRACGVSDTTIRNWLGKAKIKRKVEFNQHQGEITSDAIAKLRKRAEKLSSRQAQRTEKRLSTDRVSRIIAQIGEQARIIVQQPDEETGRRLKYATAHDLRRGCAHRLINAGISAETLKVILRHRDFSTTEKFYGATKAAQAAAGEIHEKLESKGSKNEPTETKSLLSPEEIQKLKLILNSM; encoded by the coding sequence ATCGAAACTCATAGTGAATGGTTCAGACCAACTAACCGGGATCTTGCCAGGCTGGCAGAACAGTACAGCAATACTGCCATCGGCCGAGCCTGTGGGGTTTCTGATACCACCATTCGAAACTGGCTTGGCAAAGCGAAGATCAAACGCAAGGTCGAATTCAATCAACATCAGGGGGAAATTACTTCCGATGCTATTGCAAAACTCAGAAAACGGGCTGAGAAACTATCCAGCAGACAGGCTCAGAGAACGGAGAAACGGCTGTCAACGGACCGAGTCAGCCGAATCATTGCTCAGATTGGAGAGCAAGCCAGGATTATCGTTCAGCAGCCAGATGAAGAAACGGGACGCCGTCTGAAGTATGCCACTGCCCACGATCTGAGACGGGGCTGTGCTCACCGGCTGATCAACGCCGGAATCTCGGCAGAAACCCTCAAAGTCATTTTACGGCACCGAGATTTTTCGACGACGGAGAAGTTTTATGGTGCGACTAAGGCGGCTCAGGCTGCTGCAGGTGAAATCCACGAGAAGCTCGAGAGTAAGGGCTCCAAAAATGAACCCACAGAAACAAAGTCTCTACTTTCCCCTGAAGAGATACAGAAGCTAAAGCTTATACTAAATTCAATGTGA
- a CDS encoding transposase, translated as MYMTLVWWPKRKRVSTKTASRTERPVVLTDKQWSLVAKLFPWTPPSKKGGRPKAHPRDCLEGILWILVTGARWKDLPREYPSKATCHRRFQQWTIEGRLLSAWQIILERMDDAGQIDFSETFADGTFASAKKGVEELARLVVAKAQRS; from the coding sequence ATGTATATGACGCTGGTCTGGTGGCCCAAACGAAAACGGGTTTCCACAAAAACAGCGTCCAGGACGGAACGCCCGGTCGTTTTGACCGATAAACAATGGTCTTTAGTCGCAAAACTGTTTCCCTGGACTCCCCCTTCCAAAAAGGGAGGACGTCCAAAAGCCCATCCACGAGATTGCCTGGAAGGCATTCTCTGGATTTTGGTGACAGGAGCACGATGGAAAGATTTACCAAGAGAGTATCCCTCAAAAGCGACGTGCCATCGACGTTTCCAGCAATGGACGATCGAAGGGCGGCTCTTATCTGCCTGGCAAATCATCTTGGAACGAATGGATGATGCTGGCCAGATTGATTTCTCGGAAACCTTTGCTGATGGCACTTTTGCCTCGGCAAAAAAAGGGGTAGAAGAGTTGGCCCGACTCGTCGTGGCAAAGGCACAAAGGTCATGA
- a CDS encoding transposase, whose translation MIFVDRHGTPVAIDTESARRSEVKLIEPLLEKITLQNRQPERLVYDKAADSDSLRKRLMEKNIDLICPHRKSRVKPPTQDGRKLPRFKRRWIVERSIAWLHNYRRIVTRWEYHDYLYESFVILGCLFTLLKRF comes from the coding sequence ATGATTTTTGTCGATCGTCACGGGACACCTGTGGCGATCGACACAGAATCGGCCCGTCGTAGCGAAGTCAAGCTGATCGAACCGCTGCTTGAAAAAATCACATTGCAAAATCGACAACCCGAGCGACTTGTTTATGACAAAGCCGCCGATTCGGACTCGTTGCGCAAACGGCTGATGGAAAAGAATATCGATCTGATCTGCCCGCATCGAAAATCGAGAGTCAAACCGCCGACGCAAGATGGTCGAAAGCTTCCACGCTTCAAACGACGTTGGATTGTGGAACGCAGTATTGCCTGGCTCCACAACTATCGTCGCATTGTCACGCGCTGGGAATATCACGATTACCTCTACGAAAGCTTTGTAATTCTTGGGTGTTTATTTACACTATTAAAAAGGTTTTGA